The Leptodactylus fuscus isolate aLepFus1 chromosome 1, aLepFus1.hap2, whole genome shotgun sequence nucleotide sequence CGGTAGCTGGCCGGACAAACCGGGTCCTTGCCAGGCTTGGGGAGCACCATGATCAGGGCAGAGAGGGACTGTGAGGTGAACGAGGCGGAATCATCGACACTATTAAAGACGCAAGTCATTACCGGGGCAAGAAGATTACTAAAACATTTATAGAATCGGGCGCTAAAGCCATCTGAGCCAGAGGAGAGCTGCACAGGCCTACCTCCATTGCATAGTAGTGGAAGAGGAGAGTCCTGGTTGGGACCGAGGCCTGGTGAAGATAGAGGAGCTGTAGGTGATGGCGACAGGGAAGGCCAGGCCGCGTCAGAACCCCCCACAGCCATGGAAGGAGATGAGCTGATGCTGGGGACTCCTGCAGACCAGGGAGCCTGGGGACTGGGAGCACGGCAGAGTTCGCTGGGAGAAGCCGGGAGCAGTCCAGGCGATGTTGGAGGGCCGCGCACCGAAGCGGGGCTCACTGCAGATGGCCGGTCAGCTCGGCCGCATGGTGCCGGCGCAGTGGCGGGTGCCAATTTGGATCCGGCCTGAGAAACGGCAGCGTCGGCTCTCGGGACCTGGAGGAAGGGCTCTATGGAGGCATCGCGTGGTACCCTCAGAGGGGTCGAAGAGGACCTCTGGATGTTCCTGCGCTGCTTCCCCATGTCCAGGAAAGCGTCAGTCGAAACTTTAAGCGCTGCGATCCAGAGGCCAGAGACGAACCTGAGGCGAAAAGCGTCCTCATTCCTCCATAGCCAGGTCACACCCCCATGTCTTCACTCTTAAAGTCCCTGCTATACACATCTGAAGACCATCCATGTCTTGGcttaggggaaggggggggggggggcgtggagGCACACAAAAACGAAGCAAAGGCTATATTCAAGGGGAAGTGGAGAAggaaggaaaacaaaaaaaaaaaaagagaaaggtaCACTATAGATAGAACTTGTAGAGTGAGAAAAAGCACAGTGGCACGTCACATAATGGCTAGTATTACTACTCACATAGCCATTTAAACAGAAAGTTAATGTGAAACGGGTATGATTTACTACTCTATATATTTTGTGTGCATTCAACCAAACTGTCTTACAGCCTTTAGCGTGTTCTGTTGGAAGAGTTAGCAGTTTACTACATAACCTAAGAAAAGTTGCACAATGCATGTGCAGAGCTAGCTGATCATGGGAGGTTTCTACAGTCATAGTCACTGTCCgctcagagacacacacacacacacacacacacacacacacacacacacacacacacacacacttgcaggGTAACCTTTTTAGCAAAGTCTATTGAAATCTTCTTCAAAACCTTCATATAGCTCATAAGGATTTCGCTGTAGTTTTCAGAACACTTCACAACTATGTCTTCTTGAAGTAGCAAACGTCTATGTGAAGAATCAGCTGTGAAAAATTAAACCTAGCCAAAAAAAAATACACCCTTTCAAGAATAATCCCCATTTATGTTCTGTTTTTACTAGAAACGGATCTTGGAATAATGATAAAGATAGGGAATAACTGCTAGATCTGTGAGGGTACAAAACAGGAGGACCCTCACAAATAGAACCCATTTGAAGTAGTTGCACATATGTGCTGCCATTTCTAAGAGACATTCAGGAGTCCCAAAGAACTGAACAGACTAACATGTGTAACTGTAGcttctgtaagccgatggctggtcaggtaatggagggggtgtacatctcacccagactactcaggtgggcgagatgaaaactccagaaagactgtttctcggcagataactattgtctgctgagggttatttcaagttctctctattggactggaggggggtagaatgacaggtcccactaccaacttacctgccatttctaaaaatccagcccaatagagagaacttgaaataaccctcagcagacaatagttagcTGCTGAGAACccgtctttctggagttttcccatctcacccacctgagtagtctgggtgagatgtacacccctccattatctgaccagccatcggcttacacttcattcacatggagggacTTGGGACCTCCACCTATCCAGAGTGTGgaggccccagcagtcagactCCCATCAAGCAAATATTCCCCATTTACTGGATAGGGAATATTTTATTAGCCCCTTTAATTATTCTACAGCATTGAAAAGCATAAGCAGCATAATAAAAGAACTACAAAAATACCAGAATGTATCTTAAAATTAAGATTTAATCCCAGTGAATTATTAAAATCTCATAAAATTGAGGAATCAACACCCTTGAATCCCAAAGCACATTAAGAGTATATACAGACTGCAAGGCATCCTCCATTGGAGCTCAGAGGTAGATCTTGGAACATGCATTTGGACAAAAATTCTTCACTTTTCTTCCAGAGCTTTAACTCATAGACTTCATGTCAGTCTTATTGCCTCTGAATCTCAATAACTATCTTTTCCACctcttcttactttgcagcatataTTGTGTTGCACCGCATCTTGCCCAGAAGAAATGCTTTTGCTGCCAGTTTCCAGTATGCAATGTACTCGTGAATATTTGCTTTTAATGTCCTGAGGGCCATTTTTGCTCACTGtccattttcttttctttgtgTCAGACAATTATTCTGATTTGCATATGTTCATTAGTTTCAGCTTTTTGCCCTCCAAGTGATTATTGTTCCTCTAGTAcagtatatttaatgtatgcCATTTGTCTGCGACAGTACTCCTCCATAGCCTTTAATACtttcgtgttttttttgtttttttttttccccttgtctAACAGTCCTCTCTCAATCTAAAGACTGGTGACTAGAGAGTAGCACTTTAGAGGCCAGGGAAGGATACAGGGCAAAGTTCAGGGTAAAATATCACAGGAATTAGGATAATATCCATGAATGACGTTCAGTCCTTACTGCCATTCTCAGAGTTAGTGATGATATTCAAGCGATCAGCAGCCAAAACATTATTACCAAGGCAACAAAAAGGAAGAGACGAGATAGGAACTGCTCATCCACATACTGAGGGGTCCCAGGGACAGCTGCAAAACATGTTAAGAGAATAGAATAAGAAACAATTCCAAAATTACCCAAAGTAAGGGGTCAACTACtgtaggccaaggccccacattgaggaaacatcgtttttcttttttaacaaaaaaagacaaaaaaaacaaaaacccacacAACACACTACAAACCCCTcacacacagcaaaaaaaagaagATGCTATGCTTCTACAACATGGTGCCTTGGCATGTCAGACTATTCTGTCACATGTAGGtgggtaatataaaaaaaaaaggtcatagTTTAGTATTTACatcatcatttaaaggggttgtccaaaacttAGGACAAGTCAGCAATCTGAGATTGGTGAAGATCAGACACCAGGGTCCACACTGATCATATTGTGCTAAAAACACAGAACTCTCCCATTCCCATTTACCTTCATGGGAACTGAGCTGTAATGGGGCTTGGCCACTCCACAGTGTACAGAACAGCTACATCTGGGTCGTAGATCTCAAGTtaaactatccttaggatagggtaTTGTCCAACCCCTTTAGGGATGAAGCTAGGTCCATGGCAACTGATAATGTTTTAAcaccttcctgctgcagccactgattgcaggcattgccATCATATTTAAATACCAGACATATGCTGAATGGTGGATGTCAGAatggtataaaaaataaaattattaataataataacaacaactctCTTTCCAAAATTTTATAGGTTtgttcagcagtaaattggttgtaAGCCTAGTTAGAGTACATTGTAGAAGGAATTTACAGTTTCCAGATATATTCTTCCATTTTGCTCTCCTTTGTCATGTAAATTGAAGTTTTATTAATAAGCAAGCAAGTAGAAAGTGCTTAGACCAAGACTCTAAAGCAGAGACTGAACCCTGGACTAGTCAAGACATTCCCAAAGTTCTTTATTTTGTTTTCATATGAATAAAGCTGATCTACATGAAAATATTGCTCCAGAGCTGAATAACAGACATATTTAGAAACTGTAGTCACCTCTGCAAGGTACTGGGGATTAAGTTTATAACCAATTCCAGGGcaataaactccctttaaaatgGTTACAAAATAATAACTACTAAGTGATCACCTAGTATTCTATGCAAAAGTACACAATTCATTGTATTAAGGGAATAATTAGGTCTCGTTTACACACAGTCTTttggctagcagaaaaaagaagcgacctgccccatcttcccgcggctgaatcagccacggcgcgaggctccctcccgattaggcccattcatttgggcctaatccagagcggaatgtcgtgacgggatgccgatgcactgcactggcatcccatcgcaACTAGCCGGGtgtaatgttcacacgcggaattcatgtaactccgtgtgaactagcccttaagatgTCAAACATACATGGTACAGACGTTCACAAGAGCTTTTTTGTATCGTGTTCTGCACTATAAAGGCAAACAAAAAATTGCTGGAGTGCTTCACTATAGTCTAACAAGTGGCTTATCCTGCGAACGACAATCTTTTGCACAGTGTTTTAGTAGGCAGCAATGTATAGAGATAGCATACCTGGTGGAGGGCGGCCATCATTGATGTTAAATGCTGTGGCAAACATTCCAAATGGAAATGCTCCAATGCCAAAGGACATCTGAAAGCCTCCATCTCCAAAACCGAATCCTTGGAAACCCTTggagggaaaataaataaataaattaaaaaactcTGAAATTGAAGAAGCCTCTTTCACATCTAGTTTGAAGGTAGTGTAAGACACAGcttttttcacaacatggggctccAGTTTTAAGTAATTTTGTATGGCAATCTGAAAGGGGGTTGTACAGAAATCAAAAACATAGCTTTCTTcctctcaggaagtgacctcacatCTGTGGTCTCATAGCATTGCCACATCTCTGTCCCATTAAAATAAGTGAGACTGATGCCGCATAGACATGTAACCAACGGACATTATATTACATCCTGAGAAGgagaaagcggccatgtttttgaagtctggCAAAACCTCTTTGAAGGGAGTCTGCTACCTccgccaagcatattcaactatcACCACTGTgttagagcacattacagtgataaacataccGTCATAATATACAacacttttgtaaatttggaaaaaaacagCTGTATGAAGTCTAACGCAAGTAAGATAACTGCTGCACTGAGAGCTGGCTTCTTGGAGCATTGCTTTGGCCACTGAGACTGCCATCATCTTCTGCCTGTGCCACACTATGCAGTGAAGATTGATCCTGGGTTGAAGGCTCTCTCCCTGCCCTAACGTGGTGGTGGCAGATGAATATGTTGGGCTGAGAAATCCCAATCTGTCCCACACGCATTCACAGAAAGTGGCGAGAGAGGCAGAATGGGAGATTCTTACAAGAAAGGGGTTTGTGCTACATCACCCATGTGTTCCAGAGAAGTGGCGTAGAGTAAATGAATTCCCCATATCTATAGTGAAGGCCACAGGAGCACTAAAGcctttaagggcccgttcacacgggcacagagggggcagattatggcgcagaatccacacCATAAtcggccccctcacaatggtggtctatggagaccgctagcgataTTTCCGCCCGTACGGAACTAAGCCTAAAGGGTCACTTAACTTTTGAATATCTTGATATTCTGTAATATAtactttaacaaattttggctcctttcagcATTTTCTAACTACGAGAGCTTTACAGTTCTACCTGTATTTCCAGAGATagaagtttaaaataaataaatcaaacacCACACACCTTTCCTTAAGATAAATTTATCTTAGGTAATGGCAGTAAGGTAAATCAAAGGTCTCCTGGAGTGCTGGGCATTGCACCGCTTACTTGCTATAGTTTTAGTAGTTGCAGATATGGGTACTGTGGTGGTGTCCCATAGACTTGACTGGGACACCACTGCAGTACCTATAACAGCACACCTGGTATATAAACAATGCCAGGCGCTGCGCACACTAGTATAAAGGTAATCTGTCCCACACTAGAgcgcaaatgttttttttaactggtgaAACTGACAAGTTGGAAAAGCCACCACCAAGGTACTGTGGTTTACATATATGCCAGACTGAATGGATTATAAAAAAAAGCAGGAAGTGGCCAATAGCAGCTCTAGAAGCAAAAAAAATGAATGCCAGGAAGTGCTGTGCGGCCTGTGTCATCTTGTTATTGTTAATTAGGTTCTCTCGCGGGAAGCTCGTTATGTGTTAACTAACAATTCCCAGGAGACTATACAGAATTACAGATTAGAAGCAATCGTTTCATCAGGTGACACATAACGTCCAACCCTTTAAACCTTCACCCTTAACTCACCCCTCTGTTCTCTGGCTCTGGCCGTTGCCCTTGAGGCCGTGGTGGAGTTTTTTCCCTAAAGGAAAGAGGATTGTACAAGATGAATTAATATGCAATGCCAGATAGAGATCAGAAACACTTTTTCAGCTTATATAGAAATACAGGTAATCTGCACTTACCGAGGGTCTTCTTGACCCGTGCTTCCTCTTCCATACAAAGGTATTACTTTATCACGGCTAATTCCAGCTTTACACACTGGACACACCTGGCGATTTGGTCGAGTTTCTAACCACTGAAGACAAGACAGATGTTTAAAGTAAATTCTTTAACCACTGGCTTATACAAGGGGAGaggatattaaaaaaataaataaataaaaaaaataagacaccccccttccccctaaAGGCCaggtatacaaaaaaaataaatacgtaTAATTAAAAAGAATATCATTAAATAAAAttgtttgcattattttaaagacAGCCCATAAACTTAGGTATGTCTAGATTtgattttgcctcaaaaaaaaagtcatacccaCATAAGTTTGCACATTTGCCCTATACCTCTCACATCATGTAACTGCTCCCTTGTTCTGTCCTTTTGTCCACCCTTACCCCTAATCTACATCACTGAGCAACACAGTATGCAATGTAAAATAGTATAAAAACTTACTTGATGCAAACATGGccagctaaaaagaaaaaaaaaaaaaaaaaaaaagattgttatATGATAGGTTTAGGATGATCAACAGTCACTTTCATCTTTATATACAAGATAGATCAACTTATAATTCATATAGGACATTAAAAAGTGTAAAATGATCActgtaaatgtatatattttatagacaCACAAAATTGGTTACTTACCAGAAGAGATGGCCACACAAGCTTATCACTGCATCCTTGGCTGTGTCCAAGCAAATGTTGCACTCAAACGTACTGTCCTGGCTGCCCCCTTCGCCATTGCTACTTCCACTTGCACCACCAGGGCCAGAATTTTCTGTAGATGCAGATGTGGCTGGACCTGCACTTGCCATCTTACCCAGGGCACCACAGGAATGAGATAACTAACCCAAGATAGTGGACCTATCAGGACACAAAAGAAAGTAATGAAGGCATCTATACATGTATAGCAAGATTACACCAATCTTAAAAGTTAGGCAAACTTACCAAATATGTAACAATTGATCTGTGCTACGTTAGACTGTCCTTGCTGCAAGTTGTGTCACTTAGTGTTGGAGGAAGAAGATATTATGCTATAAGTGAGTGTGTTGCTTTTTCACTCTGTTACATCATGTCCCCAAAGAATAAAATGATgacaggagagaaaaaaaaaaaatgtgtcgagTGACGTGCACAATAGAAGATATTAGTCTTGAGAAAGGAGAAAAACGAAATAAGAGAATGGGGAGGGTTTAAAGAGACAGCAATTAAACCAGAGAAATCTGAGAATGCTATAGAGACCAACAATAAACCCTATCACCTGTCTGGACCGCCTCTGTGTACATAGGTAACCCGGCTAATCCCTTGTCCAAGGGGACTGCCTTCACAGCTGTCATGCAATTACATAGACAGCAATAGGAAGTCAAGTGCATGCACTGTCACAACTTTCAGCAAGACCAGTTTCAAGTAAAATGTCAGCACTCACTGCTGTACAGATTACAAATAAGGCATACAAGAACTGTTCTGCGAGAGCAAATCTCAGAATGGTGGGCTGTGTGAAGTCAGtggcccatgttgcaaaaatgcaggaaaaaaaaaaaatctgcagcagaaatcgcTTTTtgtaatcacagcatgtcaattatatctatggaatttTTTTGCAGCTATTCGCTGGGCTAAAAAATTTCTGCAGGACTGGACTGCGATGGGAGGCACTGGAGCtccggggacaggagagtataataaaaaatacatacatacatacatatcctTGCCCGAGTTTATGACTAGACGCATCCTCCTGGGTCCATGTAACTAAATAATAATTAGCaaatatttttatcatttatgCCTAAAAAAATTGGTCTAAATAAGAAATTTGATGGGGCAGAtagtttttcaaagacagtcggtggggacaccttcagagagccgaactgggtaaaaacaaaatggacaatctgctggtaatgcaaccattcagtggCAGGGTAGATGTAGTTCTGACACAAAAATACTCAAGGGACCTAAGCACCAACGTCAGCTGCTGTATTAAGTCAGCGACACGGAATAGGCCTAGCCTACTTCATGGTCCCACCAAAGCTGACGTAAGTTCATCCGGTAAGAGGGGGTTGTACAAAAAAGAAATCATGGACGAACACTGGAGGCCAGGGGAAATAATTTAGAGCAGGTAATCCAAATGGCCCTTGTTAAGTGTATAGGACccaagccttgcagcactggagtcctaggttcaaatcttgccaagggcaacatctgcaaggagtttgtatgttctccccgtgtttgcatgggtttcctccagtttcctcccacacaccaaaagacatactgatagggaatgtagattgtgagccctatatgggacagtgactgacaatatctgtaaagcgttgcggaatatgatggcgctatgtaagtaagcataataaataataataaataagggGGGAGGAACGGGACCACAGAAACGCATTGGGAAGTATCAGAGACTAAAAGAGTTTCTCTATCTCAACCCATTTGGTATAGGCCTGCAGGGCTGTCCAAAATGGCAGGCAGCGCAAGTGAGCAgcccaataataatgcaatatgtgtggtaccaccaatcccccctcctccctaccaGACAACATCACCGAACGGGTATGTGGTGACGCTTGCCATTCCAAATAAACTTAAAGATGGATTTTTGAAGGGAGCGCAATTCAGAGTGAGGGACTGCAACCAGAAGAGTTTCAAAAAAGGAGGGACATTTTGACCGCATTAATACGACCTA carries:
- the RNF185 gene encoding E3 ubiquitin-protein ligase RNF185, with amino-acid sequence MASAGPATSASTENSGPGGASGSSNGEGGSQDSTFECNICLDTAKDAVISLCGHLFCWPCLHQWLETRPNRQVCPVCKAGISRDKVIPLYGRGSTGQEDPREKTPPRPQGQRPEPENRGGFQGFGFGDGGFQMSFGIGAFPFGMFATAFNINDGRPPPAVPGTPQYVDEQFLSRLFLFVALVIMFWLLIA